The Streptomyces sp. RKAG293 genome includes a region encoding these proteins:
- a CDS encoding ammonium transporter: MNGADTAFVLISAALVMLMTPGLALFYGGMVRVKSALNMLMMSFVSLGIVSVLWVLYGYSLTFGDDLGGGLLGNFDHIGLKDITPETLGGNGTIPVFAFALFQLAFAIITPALMSGALADRVKFSAWALFITLWVSLVYFPVAHWVWQSDGWLFKLGVIDFAGGTAVHINAGVGALAAVLVVGKRIGFRQETMRPHSVPLVMLGAGLLWFGWFGFNAGSALAANGTAASMALNTQVAAGAAMLGWLAFERIRRGTFTAMGAASGAVAGLVAITPSGANVNALGAILIGVVAGVLCSWAVDLKYKLGFDDSLDVVGVHLVGGVVGTLLVGVLAVNGVGGMEQLGKQAIGAFSVMVFSFVVSWILAKFVDVTVGFRAVARDETSGVDQAFHAETAYDFSVLDGSAAGLGAALASGTDGNADGSSHDRKVPV, encoded by the coding sequence GTGAACGGCGCAGATACCGCGTTCGTCTTGATCAGTGCCGCGCTCGTCATGCTGATGACGCCCGGCCTGGCATTGTTCTACGGCGGCATGGTGCGGGTGAAGAGCGCCCTCAACATGCTCATGATGTCTTTCGTCTCGCTCGGCATCGTCAGCGTGCTGTGGGTGCTCTACGGGTACTCGCTCACCTTCGGTGACGATCTCGGAGGCGGACTGCTGGGCAACTTCGACCACATCGGCCTCAAGGACATCACCCCGGAGACGCTGGGGGGCAATGGGACCATTCCGGTCTTCGCCTTCGCCCTGTTCCAGCTGGCGTTCGCCATCATCACGCCTGCGTTGATGAGCGGCGCCCTCGCCGACCGCGTCAAGTTCAGTGCCTGGGCGCTCTTCATCACCTTGTGGGTCTCGCTGGTCTACTTCCCCGTCGCGCACTGGGTGTGGCAGTCCGACGGCTGGCTGTTCAAGCTCGGGGTCATCGACTTCGCCGGCGGCACGGCGGTCCACATCAACGCCGGGGTCGGTGCCCTGGCCGCGGTCTTGGTAGTCGGCAAGCGCATCGGCTTCCGCCAGGAGACCATGCGCCCGCACAGTGTGCCGCTGGTGATGCTGGGTGCCGGCCTGCTGTGGTTCGGCTGGTTCGGGTTCAACGCCGGTTCGGCTCTCGCAGCCAACGGCACGGCCGCAAGCATGGCGCTGAACACCCAGGTCGCCGCAGGCGCGGCCATGCTCGGCTGGCTGGCCTTCGAGCGGATCCGGCGCGGGACGTTCACTGCGATGGGCGCCGCCTCTGGAGCGGTGGCGGGTCTCGTGGCCATCACGCCCTCCGGGGCGAACGTGAACGCTCTCGGCGCGATCCTCATCGGCGTCGTCGCGGGTGTGCTCTGCTCCTGGGCCGTCGACCTGAAGTACAAGCTGGGATTCGACGACTCGCTGGATGTTGTCGGCGTCCACCTCGTGGGCGGTGTCGTCGGCACGCTGCTGGTCGGAGTGCTGGCCGTGAACGGCGTCGGCGGGATGGAACAGCTCGGCAAGCAGGCCATCGGTGCGTTCTCGGTGATGGTGTTCTCGTTCGTCGTGTCCTGGATCCTCGCGAAGTTCGTCGATGTGACGGTTGGGTTCCGTGCGGTTGCGCGCGACGAGACCTCTGGAGTCGACCAGGCCTTCCACGCCGAGACCGCTTACGACTTCAGCGTCCTGGACGGCTCGGCGGCCGGACTCGGCGCGGCTCTCGCTTCGGGCACGGACGGCAACGCGGATGGCTCGTCGCACGACCGTAAGGTCCCCGTGTGA
- a CDS encoding BTAD domain-containing putative transcriptional regulator, producing the protein MDGLRISVLGPLRAWRADRELDIGPAQQRAVLAALALRGGRVALVQELLDDIWGWDPPASAAVALRNHVSRLRTVLELDPRAPTVLVSVAGGYALRLDEAALDLSRCGRFSTDAVRAAEAGDPERAVRLLNEALALRNGTPLAGVPGKYAERERSRITEVKLILLEKRLGLELQLGRHADIAAELSALADEHPVREGLRALQMLALYRCGRQGDALAGYSKTRRFLSEELGIEPGPDLARLHQRILQSDPELAQPFEAAPTTAQGVPHEEGTPAPIWISPAQLPPDAPDFTGRHETVAHLRRILAGASSQPEMAATVCVVHGMGGVGKTTVAVHAAHAAREHFPDGQLYVDLRGASRDPANPDAVQQSFLLALGVSPRNIPADSVERTALYRSRLAGRRLLLLLDNAVNGKQVLSLLPGTAGCAALVTSRTPMACLPVTSRTGLEPFREDEALALLERIAGPERLPKEPEAARLLVRACGLLPLAVRIAASRLAARPRWTISSLVTRLSDSSRTLDELQAGGLAVEAAFELGYDSLSSAEARAFRLLAIPEIAELSPGSAAALLDTSEDAAETVLESLATAGLLESFDPGRYRYHDLLRLFARHRTVKSDPAPARKAALSRLARFYLAGMSAALRTIRPDSLLAAALDPDFPGAPRFADRAKAQEWVISELPAILGVAVQIAHHPTRAISADDARDLGRMLVLLMPFTMPFSDLYVAWGSMVSLGQVLLDEAEEDDDAPAIVNACAVLAIAHACIGQHEQARGFARRGYLTTEPDDRVFRHRLAYVRGTVAALDPDSLDEAVTHFTDAAALCQVLGEARFEAQCFLGLATTHLARKEPGLALRYSREAFTLSQAAGGALDRVLALRRLGQALHDLGRHADAVEHYTEALVVCDAHDLPNQRAHTMLGLARTHFAQGHFAEARTSSNEALPMLALLGDAAGQRLATELLQSIEAREGLVQGAH; encoded by the coding sequence GTGGATGGACTGAGGATCTCGGTGCTGGGTCCGCTGCGGGCATGGCGAGCCGATCGCGAGTTGGATATCGGTCCCGCGCAGCAACGAGCGGTACTGGCTGCCCTGGCGTTGCGCGGAGGCCGGGTGGCGCTGGTCCAGGAACTCCTCGACGACATCTGGGGATGGGACCCGCCCGCCAGCGCCGCGGTGGCACTGCGTAACCACGTCTCCCGACTGCGGACCGTGCTGGAGCTCGATCCGCGTGCGCCGACAGTCCTGGTCTCGGTCGCCGGCGGCTACGCACTACGCCTGGACGAAGCGGCCCTGGACCTCAGCCGTTGCGGACGGTTCTCCACCGACGCAGTACGTGCCGCGGAGGCGGGGGACCCGGAGCGAGCCGTCCGGCTTCTGAACGAGGCTTTGGCCTTGCGAAACGGCACACCGCTCGCAGGTGTGCCCGGAAAGTACGCCGAGCGGGAGCGAAGCAGGATCACAGAGGTCAAGCTGATTCTGCTCGAGAAGCGGCTGGGCCTGGAGCTGCAGCTGGGACGGCACGCCGATATAGCGGCGGAACTCTCCGCCCTGGCGGATGAGCACCCCGTGCGCGAGGGACTCCGCGCACTGCAGATGCTCGCCCTGTACCGCTGCGGACGACAGGGCGACGCGCTCGCCGGATACAGCAAGACACGCCGCTTCCTGTCCGAGGAGCTCGGAATTGAGCCGGGCCCCGACCTGGCCCGCCTGCACCAGCGCATCCTGCAGTCCGACCCGGAGCTGGCGCAGCCCTTCGAGGCCGCACCTACGACCGCGCAAGGCGTACCCCACGAGGAGGGCACTCCTGCACCGATCTGGATATCCCCGGCCCAGCTCCCCCCGGACGCACCCGACTTCACCGGCCGCCACGAGACTGTCGCCCACCTGCGCCGCATCCTCGCCGGAGCCTCGAGCCAGCCTGAGATGGCCGCGACCGTGTGCGTCGTCCACGGCATGGGCGGCGTCGGCAAGACCACCGTCGCCGTCCACGCCGCGCACGCGGCGCGTGAGCACTTCCCCGACGGCCAGTTGTACGTCGACCTCCGCGGAGCCAGCCGGGATCCGGCGAATCCGGACGCCGTCCAGCAGTCGTTCCTGCTGGCTCTTGGCGTCTCCCCCAGGAACATCCCAGCCGATTCCGTCGAGCGCACGGCGCTGTATCGGTCCCGGCTGGCGGGCCGACGTCTCCTACTTCTCCTAGACAACGCTGTCAACGGCAAGCAGGTGCTGTCCCTTCTGCCGGGGACGGCCGGTTGTGCCGCCCTGGTCACCAGCCGCACCCCGATGGCCTGCCTGCCGGTCACCAGCCGCACCGGGCTGGAGCCCTTCCGCGAGGACGAAGCGCTCGCCCTGCTCGAGCGGATCGCAGGTCCAGAACGGCTGCCGAAGGAGCCCGAGGCGGCACGCCTCCTGGTACGCGCCTGCGGTCTCCTCCCACTCGCCGTCCGTATCGCCGCGTCACGATTGGCTGCTCGGCCCCGTTGGACGATTTCCTCACTGGTGACCCGGCTGAGCGACAGCTCGCGCACGCTCGACGAGCTCCAGGCAGGCGGGCTGGCCGTGGAAGCCGCCTTCGAACTCGGCTACGACTCCCTGAGCAGCGCCGAGGCCCGGGCCTTCCGGTTGCTGGCCATACCGGAGATTGCGGAGCTCTCGCCGGGCTCCGCAGCGGCCCTCCTGGACACCAGCGAGGACGCTGCTGAGACCGTCTTGGAGTCCCTGGCCACCGCAGGCCTTTTGGAATCGTTCGACCCGGGGCGCTATCGGTACCACGACCTGCTGAGGTTGTTCGCCCGCCACCGGACGGTGAAGAGCGACCCGGCACCCGCCCGCAAGGCCGCCCTCAGCCGCCTGGCGCGCTTCTATCTCGCCGGCATGAGCGCCGCGCTGCGTACCATCCGGCCGGACAGCCTCCTGGCCGCGGCACTGGACCCGGACTTCCCGGGCGCCCCGCGCTTCGCGGACCGCGCCAAGGCCCAGGAGTGGGTGATCAGCGAACTTCCTGCCATCCTGGGCGTCGCCGTGCAGATCGCACACCACCCGACGCGTGCGATCTCCGCCGACGACGCAAGGGACCTCGGGCGCATGCTGGTGCTCCTCATGCCCTTCACCATGCCCTTCTCCGACCTCTACGTGGCCTGGGGTTCCATGGTGTCACTCGGACAAGTGCTGCTCGACGAGGCAGAGGAGGACGATGACGCCCCCGCCATCGTCAACGCGTGTGCGGTGCTCGCGATCGCCCACGCCTGCATCGGACAGCACGAACAGGCACGGGGTTTCGCCCGGCGTGGGTACCTGACCACCGAGCCCGACGACCGGGTCTTCCGGCACCGCCTCGCCTACGTCAGGGGGACGGTCGCCGCCCTGGACCCCGATTCCCTCGACGAGGCGGTCACCCACTTCACCGACGCCGCGGCGCTCTGCCAGGTGTTGGGGGAAGCCCGCTTCGAGGCGCAGTGCTTTTTGGGGCTGGCCACGACCCACCTGGCCCGCAAGGAACCCGGACTGGCGCTGCGCTACTCCCGCGAAGCGTTCACCCTCAGTCAGGCGGCCGGGGGCGCCCTGGACAGGGTCCTCGCATTGCGCCGGCTCGGCCAGGCCCTCCATGACCTCGGCCGCCACGCCGACGCCGTGGAGCACTACACCGAGGCCTTGGTGGTCTGTGACGCCCATGACCTGCCGAACCAGCGGGCCCATACGATGCTGGGCCTTGCTCGGACTCACTTCGCGCAGGGCCATTTCGCCGAGGCCCGTACCTCGTCCAACGAGGCGCTCCCCATGCTTGCCCTGCTCGGCGACGCCGCGGGCCAGCGGCTGGCCACGGAACTCCTCCAGAGCATCGAGGCCCGCGAAGGCCTCGTGCAGGGAGCGCATTGA
- a CDS encoding LuxR family transcriptional regulator yields MTLSHIAPKFVPSLAPAPRRPGGHRSTGRDVEHATPRRAPLRQNVRNADTLPAGQPKSRIVPRLIGRERELDAIKDLFSARPAISTSVLVQGDAGSGKSALLRAAVEEIRGEADIVVSASGDAMESGFAFGVVRQLFEHLARAAGEGPDSPLSGHAAGVVPLLLGPPGHQHCGGPLLQGQEEELLRSLYWLASNLTTNGRLIVVIDDLQWADSHSLRWLHFMLRRASNLPLVVLASLGMEPIPDGTETTGAELQLFRHELVLRPLECDTVADVVEHTLGPTADAAFSAACRSATGGNLFLLQALLRTLRRSGATPDARTASELTRYAPAGVGRAAHGLIKNSGPHALAVAQALTVLDGSADVVLLAGVAGLAEGALQDAVHGLVRIGLMTRTDDIVAFASPLVSASFAEEVVPSRRQELHARAARLLLAQDAPLENVAAHFQQAPLGVPGAAETLRAAAAQAAQKSRPEDAIVLIRRALREMVSDECRATLLISLGRVELATHIPDAIRHLQRGLELSQDTTERTATARALSRALFTLDRYPEGLAVLRSTSAALRPTDSANALRLEVDFLYGSVCHPGSASAVMPRLRELQLSDAQGTSAERPLAALLSLRALMDNRDPQEVVCMAQRALSNGLHPGDDESLVYLGAVIALGAAGQSELAFTYVDAAVDEARTQGSALAYAYALSARAAMRTRLGQVLESQADAQLTLEVLGEIGVERNCTRSLAATAALMDALTKQGELDEAAVLLEKGWLDGDLNGHWINDYVLLSRGRLRMAQGRTREALADFLMSGHRTCARKLPGAGVLPWRSEAALAHAALGERDAALALAQDELAHARRWGVPEIEGGALRALGLVTGGTEGLALLREAVEILKGTAAKYQLAQATGDFGARAREAGDLPEARIHLQHAVSIAHQIGATAVAEAALAELRALGDRPRTRAFCGVDSLTPTERRVADLAAQGLTNKAIAQHLFVGLRTVEVHLTNAYRKLDIDGRPALAEALSRTD; encoded by the coding sequence GTGACCTTGTCGCATATAGCCCCGAAATTCGTTCCCTCGCTCGCGCCGGCGCCGCGCCGCCCCGGCGGTCACCGCTCCACTGGGCGCGATGTCGAGCACGCTACCCCAAGACGTGCACCCCTCCGGCAAAATGTTCGAAATGCGGACACTCTGCCCGCTGGGCAGCCGAAAAGCCGGATTGTTCCTCGGCTGATCGGCAGGGAGCGCGAACTCGACGCCATCAAGGATCTGTTCTCTGCACGCCCCGCGATCAGCACTTCCGTCCTCGTCCAGGGAGATGCAGGCAGCGGGAAGAGCGCCCTGCTGCGGGCAGCCGTTGAGGAGATCCGCGGGGAGGCCGACATCGTCGTGTCGGCCTCAGGGGACGCGATGGAGAGCGGCTTCGCCTTCGGCGTGGTCCGCCAGCTGTTCGAGCACCTCGCCCGAGCCGCGGGAGAAGGGCCGGACTCGCCGCTTTCCGGGCACGCGGCCGGGGTCGTGCCACTGCTCCTCGGCCCCCCCGGGCACCAGCACTGCGGTGGTCCGCTGCTCCAAGGGCAGGAAGAGGAACTCCTCCGCAGCCTGTACTGGCTGGCGTCGAACCTCACCACAAACGGCAGGCTGATCGTGGTCATCGACGATCTGCAGTGGGCCGACAGTCACTCTCTGCGCTGGCTGCACTTCATGCTGCGACGCGCGAGCAACCTCCCCCTGGTCGTCCTCGCCTCACTCGGAATGGAACCGATCCCCGACGGCACGGAGACGACGGGCGCCGAGCTGCAGCTGTTCCGCCATGAACTCGTCCTGCGCCCGCTCGAGTGCGACACCGTTGCCGACGTCGTCGAGCACACCCTGGGCCCCACCGCAGACGCCGCATTCTCCGCCGCCTGCCGCTCTGCGACAGGCGGCAATCTGTTCCTGCTGCAGGCCCTGCTGCGGACGCTCCGCAGGTCGGGGGCGACTCCCGATGCCCGTACCGCGAGCGAACTCACCCGTTACGCGCCCGCGGGAGTGGGACGGGCCGCGCACGGTCTGATCAAGAACTCGGGTCCTCATGCCCTCGCCGTGGCCCAGGCCTTGACCGTGCTCGATGGGTCGGCTGACGTCGTCCTGCTCGCCGGGGTGGCCGGACTCGCCGAAGGCGCCCTGCAGGACGCCGTGCACGGGCTCGTACGGATCGGGCTGATGACTCGTACCGATGACATCGTGGCGTTCGCGAGCCCGCTCGTATCCGCTTCCTTCGCCGAGGAAGTCGTCCCCAGCCGGCGCCAGGAACTGCACGCACGGGCGGCGCGTTTGCTGCTCGCTCAGGATGCCCCTCTGGAGAATGTCGCCGCACACTTCCAGCAGGCGCCGCTGGGAGTGCCCGGTGCCGCCGAGACCTTGCGCGCCGCCGCGGCACAGGCCGCGCAGAAGTCCCGTCCCGAGGACGCCATCGTCCTGATCCGGCGCGCCTTGCGCGAGATGGTGAGCGATGAGTGCCGGGCGACGCTGCTGATCAGCCTCGGCAGGGTGGAACTCGCCACCCACATCCCGGACGCCATTCGTCACCTACAGCGGGGGCTGGAGCTGTCCCAGGACACGACCGAGCGGACCGCCACCGCACGCGCCCTGTCGCGAGCGCTCTTCACCCTCGACCGTTACCCCGAGGGGCTGGCGGTGCTCCGGAGCACCAGTGCCGCTCTCCGGCCCACGGACAGCGCGAACGCTCTCCGTCTGGAAGTGGATTTCCTGTACGGCAGCGTGTGCCATCCCGGCTCGGCCTCGGCCGTGATGCCCCGCCTAAGGGAGCTCCAGCTCTCCGACGCCCAAGGCACCAGCGCGGAGCGACCGCTGGCCGCGCTGCTCAGCCTGCGAGCCCTGATGGACAACAGGGATCCCCAGGAGGTCGTCTGCATGGCCCAGCGGGCACTCAGCAACGGCTTGCACCCCGGCGACGACGAATCCCTGGTGTACCTGGGCGCCGTCATCGCCCTCGGAGCTGCCGGGCAGTCCGAGCTGGCCTTCACCTACGTCGACGCCGCTGTGGACGAGGCCCGCACGCAGGGATCGGCGCTCGCCTACGCCTACGCCCTCAGCGCCCGCGCAGCAATGCGGACCCGACTGGGCCAGGTGTTGGAGAGTCAGGCCGACGCACAGCTCACGCTGGAGGTGCTCGGAGAGATCGGCGTCGAGCGGAACTGCACCCGCAGCCTCGCCGCCACGGCCGCCCTCATGGACGCGCTGACGAAACAAGGGGAGCTCGACGAGGCAGCCGTGCTGCTGGAGAAGGGCTGGCTCGACGGCGACCTGAACGGCCACTGGATCAACGACTACGTCCTTCTGTCACGCGGACGGCTACGGATGGCCCAAGGGCGGACGCGAGAGGCCCTGGCCGACTTCCTCATGAGCGGCCACCGGACCTGCGCCCGCAAACTGCCCGGGGCCGGCGTACTGCCCTGGCGCTCGGAAGCGGCCCTGGCGCACGCGGCACTCGGCGAGCGGGACGCAGCTCTGGCACTGGCCCAGGACGAGCTGGCGCACGCCCGCCGCTGGGGCGTCCCGGAGATCGAGGGCGGCGCCCTGCGCGCCCTGGGGCTGGTCACCGGTGGGACAGAAGGACTTGCTCTGCTGCGCGAAGCCGTGGAGATCCTGAAGGGCACGGCGGCGAAGTACCAACTGGCTCAGGCGACAGGTGACTTCGGCGCCCGAGCCCGAGAGGCCGGAGATCTGCCGGAGGCGCGGATCCACCTCCAGCACGCCGTCAGTATCGCGCACCAGATCGGCGCGACGGCGGTGGCCGAAGCGGCACTGGCCGAACTCCGGGCTCTGGGGGACCGCCCCCGCACGCGAGCCTTCTGCGGCGTGGACTCCCTCACGCCCACCGAACGGCGTGTGGCAGACCTCGCTGCCCAAGGCCTGACCAACAAGGCCATCGCCCAGCACCTGTTCGTCGGTCTGCGCACGGTGGAAGTGCACCTCACCAACGCCTACCGCAAACTCGACATCGATGGCCGTCCGGCCCTGGCGGAAGCACTGTCCCGGACGGACTGA
- the glsA gene encoding glutaminase A, giving the protein MSGVRDLFDSFKKDAEGCISRVEIAARLQQAGITPDDPRIRDAWASIEGPEVDSGRVSLTQFASLCERNGRLMARAITGELIIPDFPSLIADITEIYERLLPERGGAVADYIPQLKRVPPDQLAISVCTVDGQRFSIGDTGVGFCVQSVCKPINYCLTLEEHGADVVHRHVGREPSGLGFNELTVNGKGLPHNPMINSGAIMSCALIQPSLDVADRFDYVAETWRRLAAGSPVGFNNSVYLSERHTADRNFALGYFMREHGAFPKDTELIETVEFYFQCCSVELDASGLASVASTLANGGTVPLSGERVFSTDSVQKCLSLMSSCGMYDYSGEFAFSIGLPAKSGVSGALMLVIPQVMGISIWSPRLDALGNSVRGIEFCKELVKKYNFHVYDSLVASEQEGKRDPRLKRNQTAIEGTMRLLWSASKGDVDGVRTVLASGVAASSADYDGRTALHLAASEGHLAVVSHLLEHGVDVRATDRWGGTPLSDAEHAGHTAVVEALKPLTGGLVSVPDAGKKGA; this is encoded by the coding sequence ATGAGTGGGGTCCGGGACCTGTTCGACTCGTTCAAGAAGGACGCCGAAGGGTGCATCTCGCGAGTGGAGATCGCGGCGCGGCTCCAGCAGGCCGGCATCACTCCCGACGACCCGCGCATCAGGGACGCCTGGGCGTCGATCGAGGGCCCCGAGGTTGACAGCGGACGAGTGAGCCTCACCCAGTTCGCGAGCCTATGCGAGCGGAACGGGCGGCTGATGGCCCGCGCGATCACCGGTGAGCTCATCATCCCGGACTTTCCTTCCCTGATCGCTGACATCACCGAGATCTACGAGCGGCTGCTGCCCGAGAGGGGCGGTGCGGTCGCCGACTACATACCGCAGTTGAAGCGGGTACCGCCGGACCAGTTGGCCATCTCGGTATGCACGGTGGACGGCCAGCGCTTCTCCATCGGTGACACCGGAGTGGGCTTCTGCGTGCAGTCGGTCTGCAAGCCGATCAACTACTGCCTCACGCTGGAGGAGCATGGTGCCGATGTCGTCCACCGTCATGTAGGCCGGGAACCGAGCGGACTCGGATTCAACGAACTGACGGTCAATGGCAAGGGCCTTCCGCACAACCCGATGATCAACTCTGGTGCCATCATGAGTTGTGCGCTCATCCAGCCGTCCCTCGACGTGGCCGACCGATTCGACTACGTCGCGGAGACGTGGCGACGGCTGGCGGCCGGCAGTCCCGTGGGGTTCAACAATTCCGTCTACCTCTCGGAGCGGCACACGGCCGACCGCAATTTCGCGCTCGGATACTTCATGCGCGAACATGGGGCCTTCCCGAAGGACACCGAACTGATCGAGACGGTGGAGTTCTACTTCCAGTGCTGCTCGGTCGAACTGGACGCCTCAGGCCTGGCATCGGTCGCCTCCACACTGGCCAACGGCGGAACGGTGCCGCTCTCGGGCGAACGTGTCTTCTCCACGGATTCTGTGCAGAAATGCCTTTCGCTCATGTCCTCGTGCGGGATGTACGACTACTCGGGCGAGTTCGCCTTCAGCATCGGCCTGCCGGCGAAGAGCGGGGTCTCGGGCGCTCTGATGCTGGTCATTCCGCAGGTCATGGGAATCTCCATCTGGTCGCCCCGCCTGGATGCGCTGGGCAACTCCGTTCGCGGCATCGAGTTCTGCAAGGAACTGGTCAAGAAGTACAACTTCCACGTGTACGACTCGCTCGTGGCCAGTGAGCAGGAGGGTAAGCGCGACCCGAGGTTGAAGAGGAACCAGACGGCGATCGAGGGAACGATGCGGCTCCTGTGGTCGGCGAGCAAGGGCGACGTCGACGGCGTACGCACCGTCTTGGCGTCCGGAGTCGCCGCTTCGTCCGCTGACTACGACGGGCGCACCGCGCTCCACCTGGCGGCGTCCGAGGGACATCTCGCGGTCGTCTCCCACTTGTTGGAACACGGCGTCGACGTCCGTGCCACCGACCGCTGGGGCGGGACTCCCCTCTCCGATGCGGAGCATGCGGGCCACACCGCCGTCGTCGAAGCCCTGAAGCCGCTGACCGGAGGCCTCGTATCGGTGCCTGACGCAGGGAAGAAGGGGGCCTGA